One window of the Micromonas commoda chromosome 9, complete sequence genome contains the following:
- the RWP2 gene encoding predicted protein (RWP-RK domain-containing protein) yields the protein MEEVTVKVEAGIQPFGRPIAESAESHEGEEGLLKAEAAKGHDSDKTAGAQERAVDESEDDGDDDADYKIVKTDPDNPTTAAVQSPSEGDRGNVSDQVPARSDGAEEEDDDDDGHGFHEEEDEEHDDENDDDDDGHGEEEEDDTEDAEANLTNLSDLALIAGAANGRAKPKSKPKSAHKDKGGKSAKRRPLRSASEITQEELSSCFHLPSEAACRKLGIGLTVLKRQCRKFGIKRWPFRKMKSLDRLITNVQAGISPGDQNRTLVKSVEELEEQKRRMEECQVLDLDENTKRLQQAYSKANHKARRMAQAPELGGLGGLLALSSKSDKRGSDASTAGVARGDDDHVNSVMSSVLKRAKAGAQILDVAGAIPVLGDPAATITAAANAIQEYSGGAAALLPSTFTGLNPTQQNILAALASAMNSKEPGDRSSISAFTTALTNLAAQGKIEVQPEAVAAWQNAAKFYPPQGALTTPTPTQQQRPSDAATNPFAPALDPADLVDGKRPVTAVTGRWSPARPARKFDATGAPVFDDRGAEVLEELLAQRTKRGRPPKNEASESESSESESSESESEESEEEPEPEEEVEGEAGRSGRRRKPNPKYQEEKTPKKKKTKKKKKEKKEKKRRAKRARTNSAGGDVDDADPLASLALAALGAAKTAKPAKASAVPAEHPAFALAQQKSRTVVSRAPPGAGLHAPRIDKSTITLVVTEHADRLRDAMLTLAEGGARRWPREGPDAPATQDEKQAISDAIGVEALKLRDALNEMLLPQGAGRP from the coding sequence ATGGAGGAGGTGACTGTTAAGGTCGAGGCGGGGATCCAGCCGTTCGGGAGGCCGATCGCGGAATCCGCCGAGTCCCACGAGGGTGAGGAGGGGCTGTTGAAAGCTGAAGCGGCAAAGGGTCACGACTCAGACAagaccgcgggcgcgcaggagcgcgcggtggacgagagcgaggacgacggagacgacgacgccgactaCAAGATCGTGAAGACCGATCCTGATaatccgacgacggcggcggtgcaaTCCCCCTCCGAAGGGGATCGTGGGAACGTCTCAGATCAGGTACCTGCAAGGTCTGACGGGgcagaggaggaggacgacgacgacgacgggcacggCTTccacgaggaggaggacgaggaacacgacgacgagaacgacgacgacgacgacgggcacggggaagaggaggaggacgacaccgaggacgccgaagcCAACTTGACGAACCTCAGCGACctggcgctcatcgccggaGCCGCCAACGGGCGCGCCAAGCCCAAGTCAAAGCCCAAGTCCGCACACAAGGACAAGGGTGGAAAATCCGCGAAACGAAGGCCGCTGCGATCGGCTTCGGAGATCACCCAGGAGGAGCTCAGCTCGTGCTTTCACCTGCCCTCCGAGGCTGCGTGCAGGAAGCTTGGCATCGGGCTCACCGTGCTGAAGCGCCAGTGCCGCAAGTTCGGCATCAAGCGATGGCCCTTCCGCAAGATGAAGTCTCTGGACCGGCTCATCACCAACGTGCAGGCGGGCATATCGCCTGGGGACCAGAATCGAACGCTGGTCAAGTCggtggaggagctggaggagCAGAAACGACGGATGGAGGAGTGTCAGgtgctcgacctcgacgagaacACCAAGCGGCTGCAGCAGGCGTACTCCAAGGCGAACCACAAGGCGAGGAGGATGGCGCAGGctcccgagctcggcggcctcggcgggttGCTCGCGCTGAGCTCGAAATCTGACAAGCGGggctccgacgcgtccaccgcgggggtggcgaggggcgacgacgaccacgtcAACAGCGTCATGAGCAGCGTGCTGAAACGCGCCAAGGCGGGGGCGCAGATcctggacgtcgccggcgccatcccCGTCCTCGGAGACCCGGCGGCTaccatcaccgccgccgcaaaCGCCATCCAGGAGTACAGcggcggagccgccgcgctcctaCCCAGCACGTTCACGGGCCTGAACCCGACGCAGCAGaacatcctcgccgcgctggcgtcggcgatgaacTCCAAGGAACCCGGCGATCGCTCCAGCATCTCCGCGTTCACCACCGCGCTCACCAACCTGGCGGCGCAGGGGAAGATCGAGGTTCAGcccgaggcggtggcggcttGGCAAAACGCGGCCAAGTTTTATCCGCCGCAGGGGGCTCTgacgacgccaacgccgacgcagcagcagcggccgagcgacgcggcgacgaacccgttcgcccccgcgctcgacccgGCGGATCTCGTGGACGGTAAGAGGCCGGTCACCGCGGTGACGGGGCGGTGGTCCCcggcgagacccgcgaggAAGTttgacgcgacgggggcgccggtgtttgacgatcgcggcgccgaggttttggaggagctgctcgcgcaGCGGACCAAACGGGGCCGTCCGCCGAAGAATGAggcgtcggagtcggagaGCTCGGAGTCGGAGAGTTCAGAGTCGGAGAGCGAGGAGAGCGAGGAGgaacccgagcccgaggaggaggtcgagggcgaggctGGGCGCAGCGGACGCAGGCGCAAGCCCAACCCAAAGTACCAGGAGGAGAAgacgccgaagaagaagaagacgaagaagaagaagaaggagaagaaggagaagaagaggaggGCGAAGAGGGCCAGGACAAAtagcgcggggggcgacgtcgacgacgcggatcccctcgccagcctcgcgctcgccgccctgggCGCCGCCAAGACGGCTAAACCCGCGAAGGCGTCCGCCGTCCCGGCCGAGCACCCCgccttcgccctcgcgcagcagAAGAGCCGAACCGTCGtgtctcgagcgccgcccggcgcggggcttcacgcgccgcggatcgaCAAGAGCACGATCACGCTCGTGGTGACGGAACACGCGGACAGGCTGAGGGACGCGATGCTGACGCTGGCGGAGGGAGGAGCTAGACGCTGGCCGAGGGAGGGaccggacgcgccggcgacgcagGACGAGAAGCAGGCCATCTCGGACGCCATCggggtggaggcgctcaagtTACGGGACGCGCTGAACGAGATGCTGCTGCCGCAGGGCGCGGGTCGCCCCTGA
- a CDS encoding predicted protein (similarity to eugene model protein ID 53432 (CCMP1545)), with product MAHGTTPDGILGKVIGLVSLFAVLPVFSLSMPLAFMFGSPSCWGFGEKYRPSFSYVWSKFMTETVMGCRLKLVGTRALYKDGPCVYLSNHRAWADFFIDMYLTEGRAFILSRFAVAYVFPAFMLPAMWVGAVFAFKRGKAGAHDELNNALDAHFKTFTDFSGFVVYPEGTRNVRPKSLPLKRGLIKYTHSRGMDVQIIIGGHKEHVLSEQRGSASWGVEIPVGYSDVISSKAFVGDFEGFYAEVKRAWELEWDRVYGDKDRPTRPHHPKVQLVEYTNGMSVLLVASSALCSVAGVFAVIWCVTLAAAAMPLGVALGAASGA from the exons ATGGCCCACGGAACCACCCCCGACGGCATCCTAGGCAAGGTCATCGGCCTCGTCAGCCTCTTCGCGGTCCTTCCCGTGTTCTCGTTGTCCATGCCCCTGGCCTTCATGTTCGGGTCCCCGTCGTGCTGGGGCTTCGGCGAGAAGTACCGACCGTCCTTCTCATACGTGTG GTCGAAGTTCATGACCGAGACCGTCATGGGCTGCAGGCTCAAGCTCGTGGGTACCCGCGCGCTGTACAAGGACGGCCCGTGCGTCTACCTGTCCAACCACAGGGCGTGGGCGGATTTCTTCATCGACATGTACCTCACCGAGGGCCGAGCCTTCATCCTGAGCAGGTTCGCGGTGGCGTACGTGTTCCCCGCGTTCATGCTGCCCGCCATGTGGGTCGGAGCCGTGTTCGCGTTCAAGCGAGGCAAAgccggcgcgcacgacgagctCAACAACGCCCTCGACGCTCACTTCAAGACGTTCACCGACTTTTCCGGCTTTGTGGTGTACCCAGAGGGAACGAGGAACGTTCGGCCCAAGTCCCTGCCGCTGAAGCGCGGCCTGATCAAGTACACGCACTCCCGGGGCATGGACGTGCAGATCATCATCGGGGGACACAAGGAGCACGTGCTGAGCGAGCAGAGGGGGAGCGCGTCGTGGGGCGTGGAGATACCGGTGGGGTACTCCGACGTCATCAGCTCCAAGGCGTTTGTCGGGGATTTCGAGGGATTCTACGCCGAGGTGAAGAGGGCGTGGGAGCTGGAGTGGGACCGCGTGTACGGCGACAAGGACaggccgacgcgcccgcacCACCCCAAGGTGCAGCTCGTGGAGTACACCAACGGCATGAGCGTCCTGctcgtggcgtcgtcggcgctgtGTTCCGTCGCGGGTGTGTTCGCGGTGATTTGGTGcgtgacgctcgcggcggcggcgatgccgctcggggtggcgctcggcgcggcgagtgGCGCGTGA
- a CDS encoding hypothetical protein (homology to NOUM17 v2 EuGene.0000150106; conserved hypothetical protein) — MAWTDAPTPSWARPASAGGPASTSGAPPADPAPPMGYTGHVNLQDMLRDLLAAFYQAYLEDATEPRRRRMAALLQQADRHGLLGPCAVEGLATLFSSLTREFAVDPQRFAAFYHFFFFVARDRGHRNLADATAVEGWRFLLGGGRFALLEPWCAFVRERREGGKGVSEDTWCQVLDFAHSCNDASRGGGGCLDAYDPHGAWPVLVDEFVDHVRGRGKGGAEGADDGAEGADDGAEGADEDVDMDAGAIRGDATYESSSRLACTTAVYNGGTAGGSGRGFGGADRWSSRGGGGGGGFSGGSGDGDGRAPAVGCKRRLSAVLELDGLADQLERQARCSTPPVPAGGAGRAAAATPNPTTGSPTRKFFRMDGHPA; from the coding sequence ATGGCCtggacggacgcgccgacgccgtcgtgggcgagacccgcgagcgcgggcggacccgcgtccaccagcggCGCACCCCCAGCCGACCCGGCGCCTCCCATGGGCTACACGGGTCACGTAAATCTTCAGGACATGctccgcgatctcctcgcggcgttctaCCAGGCGTACCTGGAGGACGCCACGGaaccgaggcgacggcgcatGGCCGCGCTGCTGCAGCAGGCGGACCGGCACGGGCTGCTCGGCCCGTGCGCCGTGGAGGGCTTGGCGACGCTCTTCTCGTCCCTGACGCGCGAGTTCGCGGTGGACCCGCAGAGGTTCGCCGCCTTTTACCACTTtttcttcttcgtcgcgcgggaccgcggccatcgcaacctcgcggacgccaccgcggtggagggGTGGAGGTTTCtcctgggcggcggccggttcgccctcctcgagccgTGGTGCGCTTTCgtgcgcgaacggcgcgagggcggcaagGGGGTGTCCGAGGACACGTGGTGCCAGGTGCTCGATTTCGCGCACAGCTGTAACGACGCctcgaggggcggcggcggatgtcTCGACGCGTACGACCCGCACGGCGCGTGGCCGGTCCTGGTGGACGAGTTCGTGGACCACgtgcgggggcgggggaaaggaggtgccgagggtgccgatgacggtgccgagggtgccgatgacggtgccgagggtgccgatgAGGACGTCGAcatggacgcgggcgcgattcgcggggacgcgacgtaCGAATCGTCGAGCCGTCTCGCGTGTACAACGGCGGTGTACAACGGCGGCACCGCGGGGGGcagcgggcgcgggttcggcggcgcggatagGTGGtcgtcccgcggcggcggcggcggcggcgggttcagcggcgggtcgggcgacggcgacgggcgcgcgcccgcggtggggTGCAAGAGGCGGCTCAGCGCCGTGCTGGAGCTCGACGGGCTGGCGGATCAGCTGGAGAGGCaggcgaggtgctcgacgcctccggtgcccgcggggggcgcggggcgcgcggcggcggcgaccccgaATCCCACGACGGGATCGCCCACGAGAAAGTTCTTCAGGATGGACGGACACCCCGCGTAG
- a CDS encoding predicted protein — MPDLDKIARASGMDPETMRGHAQRLWKHMDELAEKSPDEYRSFLEKQAANAGVDPNKAFGPAGGAGGTGADPKDIAAAAEARRAAAATAAAATARRDGVGERMSPSLLTKVAGLSSSSSARVGAATRDEPHALIEEVNGTGVRHEVRVTRGAGGVPVAVEVTCVMPIGVTSAKDADVTVSGRYVHVECAGVGEKTCIALPIPVDPDDVSAVFKKKERRLTLRLTPASSE; from the coding sequence ATGCCGGACCTCGACAAGATCGCGCGGGCCAGCGGCATGGACCCCGAGACGATGCGGGGGCACGCGCAGAGGCTGTGGAAGCAcatggacgagctcgccgagaagTCCCCGGACGAGTACAGATCGTTCCTCGAGAAGCAAGCCGCcaacgcgggggtggacccGAACAAGGCGTTCGggcccgcggggggcgcggggggcaccGGGGCCGACCCGAAAGACATCGCCGCAGCGGCtgaggcgcgacgcgcggcggcggcgacggcggcggcggcgacggcgcgacgcgacggcgtcggcgagcgcatgtcgccgtcgctcctgACGAAAGTCGCGGGtctctcctcgagctcctccgcccgggtcggggcggcgactCGCGACGAGCCACacgcgctcatcgaggaggTCAACGGGACGGGTGTACGGCACGAGGTCAGGGTgacgcgcggtgcgggcggggtgcccgtcgcggtcgaagTGACGTGCGTCATGCCAATCGGGGTGAcgtcggcgaaggacgcggaTGTAACGGTGTCGGGTCGGTACGTGCACGTCGAGTGCGCAGGCGTCGGGGAAAAAACGTGCATCGCCCTGCCAATCCCCGTAGACCCGGACGACGTGAGCGCGGTGttcaagaagaaggagaggCGACTGACGCTTCGGctcacgccggcgtcgagcgagtga
- a CDS encoding hypothetical protein (high homology to CCMP1545 v2 model EuGene.0000150104; conserved hypothetical protein), with the protein MSWEPRQSLTSSEFRKQANRRALERIPKDLYWKVAGFSFVVGACMELFMIKTGFYEKVTAIEAERREALSEPPAWVQELQKQHKAATEKKK; encoded by the coding sequence ATGTCTTGGGAGCCGAGGCAGTCGCTGACGTCGAGTGAGTTCCGCAAGCAGGCCAACAGGAGGGCCCTCGAACGAATTCCCAAGGACCTGTACTGGAAGGTGGCGGGATTCAGCTTCGTCGTGGGCGCTTGCATGGAACTGTTCATGATAAAGACTGGCTTCTACGAGAAGGTGACCGCGATCGAAGCCGAACGAAGGGAGGCGCTGTCCGAGCCCCCGGCCTGGGTCCAGGAGCTGCAGAAGCAACACAAggccgcgacggagaagaAGAAATAA
- a CDS encoding predicted protein — MSAAVRNLASLAAPARATTAPRRAPRVVASAAPAEKNDVAPRRAFLFGALAAIPASTAAIPAYAASLEEKEKEKEARKAALRAAAAQSAQTGRGAAAFADSEYQLSEESKTPNFHTRQEEGLRSSGGA, encoded by the exons ATGTCAGCAGCCGTGCGAaacctcgcgagcctcgcggcccccgcgcgcgcgacgaccgcgccccgccgcgcccctcgcgtcgtggcatccgccgcccccgcggagaagaacgacgtcgccccgcgcaG GGCTTTCCTtttcggcgccctcgcggcaattcccgcgtccaccgcggcaatccccgcgtacgccgcctccctcgaggagaaggagaaggagaaggaggcgcggAAGGCTGCGCtcagagccgccgcggcgcaatCCGCGCAGAcaggccgcggcgctgcggcgTTTGCGGATAGCGAGTACCAGCTGTCGGAAGAGTCCAAGACGCCCAACTTTCACACCAGGCAGGAGGAGGGTCTTCGGTCCTCGGGGGGTGCGTGA
- the MBF1 gene encoding multiprotein bridging factor (DNA binding/transcription coactivator), whose amino-acid sequence MDGQDWNQVVLTKKRPTGGMNGVPKSADAARRMGMSVQTVKKQGAGYNAQRMGKLENETEELSHAKVGGEVKKAIMQGRLAKKMTQAQVAQMINEKPQIIQEYESGKAIPNQQILAKLERILGVKLRGLK is encoded by the exons ATGGATGGACAGGACTGGAACCAag TCGTACTCACCAAGAAGAGGCCCACCGGCGGCATGAACGGCGTGCCCAagtccgcggacgcg GCGCGCAGGATGGGCATGAGTGTGCAGACGGTTAAGAAGCAGGGCGCGGGATACAACGCCCAGAGGATGGGCAAGCTCGAGAACGAGACCGAGGAGCTCAGCCACGCAAAGGTTGGTGGCGAGGTGAAAAAAGCCATCATGCAGGGTCGCCTCGCGAAGAAGATGACCCAAGCTCAGGTCGCGCAGATGATCAACGAGAAGCCCCAGATCATCCAGGAGTACGAGAGCGGTAAGGCCATCCCCAACCAGCAGATCCTGGCCAAGCTCGAGCGCATCCTCGGCGTGAAGCTCCGCGGCTTGAAGTAA
- a CDS encoding predicted protein, giving the protein MPSAPVAAIASRVAPRRLRRRLSAESTPSARAPTRTAPEATPVNAVATARAFNATNAARACVPRGRSRSAFVLDLSRTVTAPVRPALPIREAAPHAPTDS; this is encoded by the coding sequence atgccgtccgcgcccgtcgccgcgatcgcgtcgcgcgtcgcgccccgcagACTTCGTCGGAGGCTATCCGCGGAGTCGAcgcccagcgcgcgcgccccgacgaggaccgcCCCGGAGGCGACTCCCGTGAACGCGGTCGCGACTGCGAGAGCCTTCaacgcgacgaacgccgcgcgcgcgtgcgtgccGCGCGGTAGgtcgcgctccgcctttGTCCTCGATCTCAGCAGGACGGTGACCGCGCCGGTCAGACCCGCGCTGCCAATCAGGGAGGCGGCTCCCCACGCGCCGACGGACTCGTAG
- a CDS encoding predicted protein, which produces MARLDLDPLVRLGDLAARWRDAHREGGRHLETVPALFAAATEDVDAEEARAWRTKDGVAARVMRAAPSPRLEAFLDGGRRHPSLAAAAPQKLTDAIDAVVVAARTCEGAAKEAESALDAFIATCSLEGGTPPPSPPQKSETRDVGASNPSPPAATGGHWMDAVPTAVLFTRVPWGDPPHRTIEEWLWLCTAVVESLGEEAAVKRGAADYLSQLPGVGEDGEETEAEPLTREKLQGCAEVWGMEPFIDRDLFNTLANAGK; this is translated from the coding sequence ATGGCGCGACTCGACCTCGACCCCCTTGTCCGTCTCGGGGACCTggccgcgcgatggagggacgcgcaccgcgagggcgggcgaCACCTGGAGACCGTGCCGGCGCtattcgcggcggcgaccgaggacgtcgatgcagaggaggcgcgcgcgtggcgtaCGAAGGACGGCGTTGCGGCGCGGGtgatgcgcgccgcgccgtcgccgaggctggaggcgttcctcgacggcggccggCGACACCCttccttggccgcggcggcgccgcagaAGCTGACCGACGCCATAGACGCCGTGGttgtcgcggcgaggacgtgcgagggcgccgcgaaggaggctgagagcgcgctcgacgcgttcatAGCGACGTGTTCGCTCGAGGGcggaaccccgccgccgagtccacCCCAAAAGTCGGAGACTCGCGACGTCGGAGCCTCGAATCCGTcccctccggcggcgaccggcggGCACTGGATGGACGCCGTGCCCACCGCGGTGCTGTTCACACGGGTGCCGTGGGGTGATCCCCCGCACAGGACGATAGAGGAGTGGCTGTGGCTTTGcaccgcggtggtggagtcgctcggcgaggaggcggcggtgaagaggggcgcggcggactaCCTGTCGCAGCTGCCGGGCGTgggggaggacggggaggagacggaggcggagcCGCTGACGAGGGAGAAGCTGCAGGGATGCGCCGAGGTGTGGGGCATGGAGCCGTTCATCGACCGGGATTTGTTCAACACGTTGGCAAACGCGGGGAAGTGA
- a CDS encoding predicted protein, giving the protein MRTMWKYRRRISAGLLVALSSRPKAPPTDFEAMDDDASYAAVTMIQTNVRAHQIRKRKQKERDSNGASRDAPPTPVHGRTEETAARTEELDGWKRRAARAIALVLALLFVYVYRPMLWAVNVPSSLLAAIQRWILRPVARRLGFDLACCGGAVG; this is encoded by the coding sequence ATGCGCACGATGTGGAAGTATCGTCGACGCATTTCCGCTGGGCTCCTCGTGGCCTTGTCCTCACGCCCGAAAGCGCCTCCTACGGACTTTGAGgccatggacgacgacgcctcctACGCCGCGGTGACCATGATCCAGACCAACGTGCGAGCGCACCAGATCAGGAAGCGCAAGCAGAAGGAACGCGACTCCAACGGCGcgtcccgcgacgcgcctccaACCCCCGTCCACGGGCGCACCGAAGAGACAGCCGCGCGAACCGAGGAACTCGACGGCTggaagcgccgcgccgcgcgtgcaatcgcgctcgtcctcgccctcctcttCGTGTACGTGTATCGCCCCATGCTTTGGGCGGTCAACGTGCCCTCgagcctcctcgcggcgatacAGCGATGGATACtccgccccgtcgctcgACGCCTGGGTTTCGACCTCGCCTGCTGCGGAGGGGCGGTGGGCTGA
- the MRE11 gene encoding Mre11 DNA repair/recombination protein (Mre11 pairs with Rad50 (MicpuN1:60167) to repair DNA double strand breaks) yields the protein MAAQEDPDLLRILIATDNHLGVHEKDQVRKDDAFITFREIFEIAKQQNVDAVFLGGDLFDVNKPSRETMVRTMEILQEYCMNDRPVQLEVLSDQTVNFPRRGVVNYEDPNLNVGLPVFMIHGNHDDPAGAENLSAIDLLSTCGLVNYFGKHVLTGSGTGKIKIKPVLMRKGNTKLALYGLGYIRDARLHQMFSVKGNVEWARPEDKPGFSSKSWFNTMLIHQNRVHHSPKNAISERYLPSWLDLVVWGHEHECLVEPTEYGDFMVSQPGSSVVTSLIEGEAKQKQVFILEVKADKNAPDDAPMWRAVPQPLETVRPFKYRQISLIDFARLAKEDGGLGADFTPESGETNTGLGAKGKRAQPSKHEAWITQALERMVRELIAEARAPYERRGEDEVPLPLIRLRVDYGGFSTINAQRFGQKFVGKVANPNDLLQFFKSAARRRREDANDAATAAAAHTTAVEDIIGNPTMQDQARIEQLVAQHLTQGLQLLSEADLSNALDDFVNRDKSALENLIKDRLRETMKFVEENAGHEAEMITSGDAKDVTANVEKSIAEAVQQRLARTGATARAAAEAEAAAGAATAAAATTPRRAAAQEKEIIEHARRRAAAAAEEDGDGDDDLGTIAPSEQPGSAADAFRDIFNTQASRGARAGRGGRAGRGAARGGRGSRASAAAAKKRAAAEAFVVEDGEGEEEDPDSGVDEEEIPATRPSRPSRAAAAVGAAASPGEVDIVPESDVDDDDDDEVPASRPVRARGRPTRAAAAVRRTRAKAADNSPDAFDFTEDTDDDDDEVVEESGDDGEDEEEEEAIAVVGRRGAKRKAPAKAAATSAKRTRAGGGAAKKAPPRGKKSPPAKAPPVRTRAKRAVHIPYTQDEDSGEDDEEIPATATRRSTRAR from the exons ATGGCTGCGCAGGAAGACCCCGACCTCCTGCGTATCCTCATCGCGACGGATAACCACCTCGGGGTGCACGAGAAGGATCAGGTTCGCAAGGATGACGCGTTCATCACCTTCCGCGAGATATTCGAGATCGCGAAGCAGCAGAACGTGGACGCCGtgttcctcggcggtgaTCTCTTTGACGTCAACAAACCCTCCAGGGAGACGATGGTGCGCACGATGGAGATCCTGCAGGAGTACTGCATGAACGACCGGCCGGTGCAGCTGGAGGTGCTCAGCGACCAGACGGTCAACTTTCCTAG GCGAGGCGTGGTAAACTACGAGGACCCGAACTTAAACGTCGGGCTTCCCGTATTCATGATTCACG GAAACCACGACGACCCGGCCGGAGCCGAGAACCTCAGCGCGATCGATCTTCTCTCCACGTGCGGCCTGGTGAACTACTTCGGCAAGCACGTGCTGACCGGAAGCGGCACCGGAAAGATCAAGATAAAGCCGGTGCTGATGCGAAAGGGGAACACGAAGCTGGCGCTCTACGGCTTGGGATACattcgcgacgcgaggctgcACCAGATGTTCTCGGTCAAGGGCAACGTGGAGTGGGCCAGGCCCGAGGATAAGCCGGGTTTCTCCTCCAAGAGCTGGTTCAACACGATGCTCATCCACCAGAACCGCGTGCACCACTCCCCGAAGAACGCAATCAGCGAGAGGTACCTCCCCTCGTGGCTGGACCTGGTGGTGTGGGGTCACGAGCACGAGTGCCTCGTGGAGCCCACCGAGTACGGCGATTTCATGGTGTCCCAGCCGGGCAGCAGCGTGGTGACGTCCCtcatcgagggcgaggccAAGCAGAAGCAGGTGTTCATCCTGGAGGTCAAGGCGGATAAGAACGCGCCGGATGACGCGCCCATGTGGCGAGCGGTGCCGCAACCCCTCGAGACTGTCCGACCGTTCAAGTACCGGCAGATATCGCTCATCGACTTCGCCAggctcgccaaggaggacgGCGGGTTGGGTGCGGACTTCACCCCGGAGAGCGGAGAAACCAACACAGGTCTCGGCGCGAAGGGTAAGCGGGCGCAACCTTCCAAGCACGAGGCGTGGATCACGCAGGCGCTGGAGAGGATGGtgcgcgagctcatcgccgaggcaCGCGCTCCGTACGAGCGAaggggcgaggacgaggtgcCGCTGCCCCTCATCCGCCTTCGCGTGGACTACGGCGGGTTCTCCACGATTAACGCCCAGAGGTTCGGTCAGAAGTTTGTGGGTAAGGTTGCAAACCCCAACGACTTGCTCCAGTTTTTCAAGAgcgccgcccggcggcggcgtgaggacgcgaacgacgccgcgaccgccgcggcggcgcacacgACGGCCGTCGAGGACATCATCGGCAACCCGACGATGCAGGACCAGGCGAGGATCGAACAGCTCGTCGCCCAACACCTGACCCAGGGTCTGCAGCTCCTCAGCGAGGCGGACCTCAgcaacgcgctcgacgatTTCGTCAACCGCGACAAGTCGGCGCTGGAGAACCTCATCAAGGACAGGCTCAGGGAGACGATGAAGTTCGTGGAGGAGAACGCGGGACACGAGGCGGAGATGATCACGTcgggcgacgccaaggacgTGACGGCGAACGTGGAGAAGTccatcgccgaggctgtgcagcagaggctggcgaggaccggcgccaccgcgagggcggcggctgaggctgaagccgcagccggcgccgccaccgccgcggcggcgaccacccctcggcgcgccgcggcgcaggagaaGGAGATCATCGAGCACGCtcgaaggcgcgcggcggcggcggcggaggaggacggcgacggcgacgacgacctcgggacgatcgcgccgtCCGAGCAgcccgggtccgcggcggatgcgtttCGGGATATTTTCAACACGCAGGCGTCCCGGGGAGCTCGAGCCGGGAGGGGCGGTCGAGCCGGGAggggcgctgctcgcggcggcaggggatcgcgcgcgtccgccgcggccgccaagaagagagccgccgccgaggctttcgtggtcgaggacggggagggcgAGGAAGAGGATCCGGACTcgggggtggacgaggaggagattcccgcgacgcgaccctcgcgaccgtcgcgcgccgcggcggctgtcggcgccgccgcgtcaccgggCGAGGTGGACATCGTACCCGAgtccgacgtggacgacgacgacgacgacgaggtcccCGCGAGCCGACCGGTCCGCGCCAGGGGTCgacccacgcgcgccgccgcggctgttcgccgcacgcgcgccaaagccgccgatAATTCCCCAGACGCGTTCGACTTCACCGaggacaccgacgacgacgacgacgaggtggtggAGGAatctggcgacgacggcgaggacgaggaggaggaggaggcgatcgcggtgGTGGGCCGTCGAGGTGCGAAGCGCAAGGCGCCCGCgaaagccgccgcgacgtccgcgaagaggacgcgcgcgggtggcggggCAGCGAAGaaagctccgccgcgggggaaAAAGTCTCCGCCGGCTAAGGCTCCGCCCGTTCGAACGCGGGCGAAGCGGGCGGTGCACATTCCTTACACGCAGGACGAGGACTCGGGGGAGGACGATGAGGAGatcccggcgacggcgacgcgcaggtcGACCAGGGCGAGGTGA